A window from Flavobacterium gyeonganense encodes these proteins:
- a CDS encoding DUF4271 domain-containing protein — MIEQFHPRIIENKDWATLLFVLAFAVVAITKSAYENRFSEFTKLIFSDKYVKIYRDVSHLKSSFTVALFFVQIISYAFFIQLTMHLFGYAAKTDWMLFTQIVTFLTYFILAKYLIEKIVGTSFNINEFVDLFNLQKATYRTYIGLLILPVNAILFYHDDIPKIIPLAIIGVSACISMFSYFISIKTYQNTIINKLFYFILYLCALEIAPYYFLYYWITKVAQ, encoded by the coding sequence ATGATTGAACAGTTCCATCCCAGAATTATAGAAAACAAAGATTGGGCAACACTTTTATTTGTGTTGGCTTTCGCTGTTGTTGCTATTACTAAATCAGCTTACGAAAACAGATTTAGTGAGTTTACAAAGCTTATTTTCTCAGATAAATACGTTAAAATTTACCGTGATGTTTCCCATCTGAAAAGCAGTTTTACAGTAGCCTTATTTTTTGTACAAATTATTTCGTATGCATTTTTCATACAGCTGACCATGCATCTATTTGGCTACGCCGCAAAAACTGACTGGATGCTTTTTACTCAAATTGTCACTTTTTTGACCTACTTTATATTAGCAAAGTATTTAATTGAAAAAATCGTAGGAACTTCTTTCAACATTAATGAATTTGTCGATCTTTTCAACTTACAAAAAGCAACTTACAGAACCTATATTGGTTTATTAATACTTCCCGTTAATGCAATTTTGTTCTATCATGATGATATTCCTAAAATCATACCATTAGCAATCATAGGTGTTTCAGCATGCATCAGTATGTTTTCATACTTTATTTCAATTAAAACTTATCAAAATACAATAATCAATAAATTGTTTTATTTTATTTTGTATCTTTGCGCTCTTGAAATAGCCCCTTATTATTTCCTGTATTATTGGATTACTAAGGTGGCTCAGTAA